One Panicum virgatum strain AP13 chromosome 3N, P.virgatum_v5, whole genome shotgun sequence DNA segment encodes these proteins:
- the LOC120663922 gene encoding uncharacterized protein LOC120663922 — MKRSGSGAGSCLGLVVMAVVSTGIILISYHLHRRLEADMKVKIGEGANLQDRRRRRPRGAKKVKKVRFADDVVEPSSNNEEYRRRVWSSSTTTITSAVGAPGGGVDAETLSLSLGPPPRKGDALLALPAPTHAMRRRTRRLPEPDACRQRA; from the coding sequence ATGAAGCGGAGCGGCAGCGGTGCGGGGAGTTGCCTGGGGCTGGTGGTCATGGCCGTGGTGTCGACGGGCATCATCCTCATCTCGtaccacctccaccgccggctGGAGGCCGACATGAAGGTCAAGATCGGCGAGGGGGCGAACCTGCAGgaccggcgacgccgccggccgcggggggCGAAGAAGGTCAAGAAGGTGCGGTTCGCGGACGACGTGGTGGAGCCGTCGTCGAACAACGAGGAGTACCGGCGGCGGGTCTGGTCGTCGTCAACGACGACGATCACTAGCGCCGtgggcgcgcccggcggcggggtggacgcCGAGACCCTCAGCCTCAGCCTCGGCCCGCCGCCACGAAAGGGCGACGCCCTCCTCGCGCTGCCGGCTCCGACCCACGCGATGCGGCGGCGCACCCGCCGGCTGCCGGAGCCCGACGCATGCCGGCAGCGCGCGTGA
- the LOC120668070 gene encoding probable serine/threonine protein kinase IRE: protein MQKGGGARGRPAVVDAGGAREMDSPRFRAILRATSGRRKRPPDVKSFSHELSAGGGGGPAGMRKMVRGGGGGGTAPEEFIGAIRTKFIRLKEEVDSELGVFAGDLVGALERGDEPEGERRLALEDLLVAAQRCAEMSPEEFWTRCEGIVQGLDDRRQELPAGFPKQAHTRILFILTRCTRLLQFRKEAAYAGDDGRQQHVLGLHQLSDLGLFPSRADGGDLGRKSTSSLTELKERLIRRRMLEHKHLTVGVDFSPARIFFSSSGDGGGAAAAAAADHSPSPGNGKIASWKKLPSPAEKNSSSSNNAADPSKADEKKQQPIIPRQQGKASVDEIVERVDAASIHPDGLACLGGAAAEVPSQYPEAQQIIVDGKPRMICRICDFEIPMAHAEGHFVVCTLADRCDAKGHTADQRLLRVAEVLDRVLASFESRSPLAGDWASSSSESDAYADHDALSHLLTVPSAELFPEGALTPASGSLPQSPLLTPRSGHAEPSSQLAKHRAFAELENFQQIESLLAIARGIESIKSSEYNSLEDLSSYLEDLNAVIDTRKVDALVVETFGRRIAKLLQEKFMQLCGQIDDMNAGEQQLHPIDEDGPMENSVSSRTSQALNGNANRLKDRTSIEDFEIIKPISRGAFGRVFLARKRVTGDLFAIKVLRKADMIRKNAVESILAERDILISARNPFVVRFFYSFTCRENLYLVMEYLNGGDLYSLLRNLGCLDEDMARTYIAELVLALEYLHSMSVIHRDLKPDNLLIGRDGHIKLTDFGLSKVGLINSTDDLSGPDVSSGLVGDHQPADAEQRAQQRQQRQKQTAVGTPDYLAPEILLGMAHGPTADWWSVGIILFELLVGIPPFNAEHPQIIFDNIMNREIPWPHVPEELSFEAYDLIDKLLMENPVQRLGATGAGEVKAHPFFKDINWDMLARQKVAFIPSTDDDYDTSYFACRHAWGTADEHVNAPCNEYDDRSETSSMSCCSSPHSCDYEEDGDECGSMEEFGAPLSVKYSFSNFSFKNISQLASMNYDLITKHNEDPLQSSKS, encoded by the exons ATGcagaagggcggcggcgcgcgcgggcggccggcggtggtggacgCCGGCGGGGCTCGGGAGATGGACTCGCCGCGGTTCCGCGCGATCCTGCGCGCCACCAGCGGGCGCCGGAAGCGGCCGCCCGACGTGAAGAGCTTCTCGCACGAGCtcagcgcgggcggcggcggcggtccggcggGCATGCGCAAgatggtgcgcggcggcggcggcggcggcactgcccCCGAGGAGTTCATCGGCGCCATCCGCACCAAGTTCATCCGCCTCAAGGAGGAGGTGGACAGCGAGCTGGGCGTCTTCGCGGGGGACCTCGTCGGCGCGCTGGAGCGGGGCGACGAGCCGGAGGGGGAGCGCCGCCTCGCGCTCGAGGACCtgctggtggcggcgcagcggtGCGCCGAGATGAGCCCCGAGGAGTTCTGGACCCGCTGCGAGGGCATCGTGCAGGGCCTCGACGACCGCCGCCAGGAGCTCCCCGCCGGCTTCCCGAAGCAAGCGCACACCCGCATCCTCTTCATCCTCACGCGCTGCACCCGCCTCCTCCAGTTCCGAAAGGAGGCCGCCtacgccggcgacgacggcagGCAGCAGCACGTGCTCGGCCTGCaccagctcagcgacctcggaCTCTTCCCGTCCCGCGCCGACGGCGGGGACCTCGGCCGCAAGAGCACCTCCAGCCTCACCGAGCTCAAGGAGCGCCTCATCAGGCGCCGGATGCTCGAGCACAAGCACCTCACCGTCGGCGTCGACTTCTCCCCGGCGAGGATCTTCTTCTCGTCGTCCGGGGACGGAGGCggagccgccgctgctgctgccgctgacCACTCCCCCTCGCCCGGCAACGGCAAGATAGCGTCCTGGAAGAAGCTGCCTTCCCCGGCCGAGaagaacagcagcagcagcaataacgccgccgacccctccaaggccgacgagaagaagcagcagcCCATCATCCCCCGGCAGCAGGGCAAGGCGAGCGTGGACGAGATCGTGGAGCGCGTGGACGCGGCAAGCATCCACCCCGACGGGCTGGCGTGcctgggcggcgccgccgcggaggtccCGTCCCAGTACCCGGAGGCGCAGCAGATCATCGTGGACGGAAAGCCGCGGATGATCTGCCGCATCTGCGACTTCGAGATCCCCATGGCGCACGCCGAGGGCCACTTCGTCGTGTGCACGCTCGCCGACCGCTGCGACGCCAAGGGCCACACCGCCGACCAGCGCCTGCTGCGCGTCGCCGAGGTGCTCGACCGCGTGCTCGCCTCCTTCGAGTCCCGCAGCCCGCTTGCCGGCGACTGGGCGAGCTCGTCGTCCGAGTCCGACGCGTACGCCGACCACGACGCCCTCTCCCACCTGCTGACCGTGCCCTCCGCCGAGCTCTTCCCGGAGGGCGCGCTGACGCCGGCGTCGGGGAGCCTGCCGCAGTCCCCGCTCCTGACGCCGCGGTCGGGCCACGCCGAGCCCTCCTCGCAGCTCGCCAAGCACAGGGCGTTCGCGGAGCTGGAGAACTTCCAGCAGATCGAGAGCCTGCTCGCCATCGCCCGCGGCATCGAGAGCATCAAGAGCTCCGAGTACAACTCGCTCGAGGACCTCAGCTCCTACCTCGAGGACCTCAACGCCGTCATCGACACGCGCAAGGTCGACGCCCTCGTCGTCGAGACCTTCGGCCGGAGGATCGCCAAGCTCCTGCA GGAGAAGTTCATGCAGCTGTGCGGGCAGATCGACGACAtgaacgccggcgagcagcagctGCACCCGATCGACGAGGACGGGCCCATGGAGAACAGTGTGAGCTCGCGGACGAGCCAGGCGCTCAACGGGAACGCCAACAGGCTCAAGGACCGGACGTCGATCGAGGACTTCGAGATCATCAAGCCCATCAGCCGCGGCGCCTTCGGGCGCGTCTTCCTCGCTCGGAAGCGGGTCACGGGCGACCTCTTCGCCATCAAGGTGCTCCGGAAGGCGGACATGATCCGGAAGAACGCCGTGGAAAGCATCCTGGCGGAGCGCGACATCCTCATCTCCGCGCGCAACCCCTTCGTCGTCCGCTTCTTCTACTCCTTCACCTGCAGGGAGAACCTGTACCTCGTCATGGAGTACCTCAACGGCGGCGACCTCTACTCCCTCCTCAGGAACCTCGGCTGCCTCGACGAGGACATGGCCAGGACCTACATTGCTGAGCTC GTTCTTGCATTGGAGTACCTGCATTCCATGAGTGTGATCCACCGTGACCTGAAGCCTGACAACTTGTTGATCGGTCGCGATGGCCATATAAAG CTGACCGATTTCGGGCTGTCAAAAGTTGGCCTGATCAACAGCACGGACGACCTGTCGGGCCCGGATGTCAGCAGCGGCCTCGTCGGCGATCATCAGCCGGCGGACGCGGAGCAGCGcgcgcagcagcggcagcaacgGCAGAAGCAGACGGCCGTCGGCACGCCGGACTACCTGGCGCCCGAGATCCTGCTCGGCATGGCCCACG GTCCGACTGCAGATTGGTGGTCAGTTGGGATCATCCTCTTTGAGCTGCTTGTGGGGATTCCTCCCTTCAATGCCGAGCACCCACAG ATAATATTCGACAACATAATGAATCGGGAAATACCTTGGCCACATGTACCAGAGGAACTGAGTTTTGAAGCGTATGACTTGATTGACAA ACTGCTTATGGAAAACCCGGTGCAAAGATTAGGCGCGACCGGAGCTGGAGAG GTAAAGGCTCATCCGTTCTTCAAGGACATCAACTGGGATATGCTTGCCAGGCAAAAG GTTGCATTTATCCCTTCTACAGATGATGACTACGACACGAGCTACTTCGCCTGCCGCCACGCCTGGGGCACCGCCGACGAGCATGTCAATGCGCCCTGCAACGAGTACGACGACAGGAGCGAGACCAGCAGCAtgagctgctgcagcagcccACACAGTTGTGACTACGAGGAAGAT GGTGATGAGTGTGGCAGCATGGAAGAATTTGGCGCGCCATTGTCGGTGAAGTATTCTTTCAGCAACTTCTCATTCAAG AACATCTCCCAGTTAGCATCGATGAACTACGATCTGATAACGAAGCACAACGAGGACCCTTTACAGTCTTCAAAATCCTGA